One Streptomyces sp. ML-6 genomic region harbors:
- a CDS encoding TetR family transcriptional regulator, whose product MTTPMREPRMARGAARREALLDAATRLLAREGARALTHRAIAAEAGTTHGIARYYFGTLDQLLDEALRRLATQQIEEVRVLFHQLPEVDIPQRITRIVQYVTGSLARDRDSGIARYEFFLEVARRRQLQDSLNEWGATQRAAFAAELRGAGSADPEAGAADLLTLINGLLLEQLALPIDDFEEVRLRPAVERFFPKG is encoded by the coding sequence GTGACAACGCCCATGCGCGAGCCGCGGATGGCCCGAGGGGCCGCCCGCCGCGAGGCTCTCCTGGACGCCGCGACCCGATTGCTGGCGCGGGAGGGCGCACGCGCCCTGACCCACCGGGCCATCGCGGCGGAGGCCGGCACCACCCACGGCATCGCTCGCTACTACTTCGGCACCCTCGACCAATTGCTCGACGAAGCCCTACGACGATTGGCCACCCAGCAGATCGAAGAGGTGCGCGTACTGTTCCACCAGTTGCCCGAGGTCGACATCCCGCAGCGGATCACCCGCATCGTGCAGTACGTGACCGGATCCCTGGCCCGTGACCGGGACTCCGGCATCGCCCGGTACGAGTTCTTCCTGGAAGTCGCTCGCCGCCGCCAACTGCAGGACAGCCTCAACGAATGGGGAGCCACCCAGCGGGCGGCCTTCGCCGCCGAACTGCGCGGAGCCGGATCCGCGGACCCCGAGGCCGGCGCCGCGGATCTGCTGACCCTCATCAATGGGCTGCTTTTGGAGCAACTCGCGTTGCCCATCGACGACTTCGAAGAGGTCAGGCTGCGACCGGCCGTTGAGCGGTTCTTTCCGAAGGGCTGA